agcCATCCAGTGCAGCTTGATCTCAAAGGCAGAGTTAAGGGAGAAGTTGCCATGGTAATAACAGCTGCACCATTCAGTTCGATCGCTGCGATTGTTGACGTCCACATCCAGCGTGACCGTCTTCTGTTCTGGGACTGTAGCagctggaggacagacagaggacagagggaggtggacaggcagacagacaggaagccaagggagcaacagaagaagaagtagatGGCATGATGGGTAGGCGGTCAGAAGAGTGAGGGCAGAGAGGTGCAGAGAGGCGGAGAGAGCTGGATGGAGGGAGCAGACTGAGGCTGAGACTGGTATGCTGATATATTTCTAAGAACCTGATGTGAGAACTGTGAGCTTCATTATGATAAAAGGGACAAAACTATGATCTCACAAATCTCACAGGGATCCTTGCATGCTAACTATATAGTATGCCTGACTTGTCAATATGATATAGTATAtctttttttagcttttaaATATTTGCTTGCCTTGGTTGGACTGCTTTAACTTGTTTACAATACTCTCAGCATATGTGCAGCTCATGTGGCAGAATAACAGCAGATGGTGCTGTGAGACAAATGATGTCTTTATATTAAGTTGCTAACTAgttcatgaaataaaaaaagcagcttcagcagcagactgctgctgccccgctgctctaaggaacggtacaggaagtccttcctgccgtccgccatcagactctatagctctgtgactgtcagagctgtgctcactaactgggactaaagcatcatcacaggtgcatttcaaactcctcagttacattaactgtgtttttatgcttctatCTTCCCcctttgatctgctttatgtgtgtgtatgtacatattctttctctgctgtcatgacacacagcagagtttttgctgtttattgtatttatccttttaaaatgctgctactacaactcaaattccccacggggattaataaagtaaatcttaatcttaaatacaTTGCGggaaaataataaacaatgtCATCATCATGTAGCAATGTAGCTAGCTGAAGTCTGTCGACACAGATCAGCAACAACATTCTGACCACTGACAGGTGAtgtgaataacactgattatctggttaccatggcagctgtcagtgtgtcatATTATGCAGCAGTTTTTCTTTGACATCACATGGATGACTGGATATGTATGTGTACCTTTATTTCCACGACAAGGCCAtgtttgtcattgtgtgtgCAGCATTAGCGTGAAGTTTGCAAAGTTACTGCAGCAAGCATTTTAAATGAAACTTCAAATGGCTGCATGAAGCTAAAACAGAGCTGAAGCGGCAACAGTGAGCGAGCTGCATTGAAGCATCAGGAGGAGAGCGTCAGGTGAGGACATCGCACAACCACAGCACTACTGAACCACAGCCACTTACACCACAGCATGCACTGATACACCACACAACTAGCACTACTACTGCTAGATCAGCTGCATACTAATCACACAGCATGCACTGACAAGGGTGGAATCTTTGATCACATCAATCAGggatgtgccccccccccccattagaCTGATGAAGGACTACAGACACTGTGCATGCAGGAGAACACACCACCAGTTGTTTAATGCAGATCTACAGGCCACTGCGAGGAGAGCTGagccctgtgtctgtgtcacacagATAATAAAGTGAGGAAAAGATGTATTACTGGGAAGCTGAGTTATGTCTTATGTCTGCGAGGCTCATTATTTTCAGTTTCTATGATGTGAATGCATTTATTGGTGCCAATTATTTAAAATAGCAATTTGTGcttaattatttaattagaAGAACAGACACAACCTCCAATCCATCAAGACCACACATATTACGGGGcagcagtggtatagcagggttgtccagtaaccggaaggttggtggttcgatcccaactcctccctagtcactgttgtgtgtccttgggcaaggaaCTTCACCCGCATAGCCtgcagtgtactcactggtgtatgccttaagcaatttccccattgtgggactaataaaggtttcgtAATTTAATTTATCACACCAGAAACTGaaaacaatgggcctcaggatgaTGATTGCTGTGATGAGTGGATGTCGATGAAGGTAAACTAATATAGAAATAAAGATCCCTAAAGCAGATGcctcctctgcactgtgtgACATGTAAACACTGGGCCCAGACAGTCCCCTGAGGTAGACCTGAGTGTGATCTGCATCAGGCTggatgagggaggaggagctggctcCCCTGCGGTGTGGGCCGGGCTGAGAGGATCGGGCTGGGTGTACCTAGCAGTGCGGCGGCCTGGCTGCGTCCTCCAAAGCTGCGGCTGAAGGAGCTGTGCCTACTTGCGTAGGAAGCTGGCCGGCTGGGCAGCCAGGGCAGGAGGAAAGCCGGGAGGTCACAGGGTCGTCGTTCCTCCAGCACGAAGGCCACCTCAAACCACTTCCTCTGGAACAGGGCGAAGTCCTCCAGGGCTGCAGTTGACCAGCCTCCCGCTGCCGTGGTGGAGAGCTGTGAGTTCAGGCCTGAGAAAAAGAACATGCTTTGTAATTGGCATATAATTACGTACAGACATAAACACcaactgctctgctctgtgttatTTTACCATCCTTCTCTCCTACTATCCTGTAGAAGTAGAAGCCGTAGATGAAGGTGCGCATGGCGTCTCCTGAAGCGTGGGCCACCAATCCTTCATCAAGCATTttctacacaaacaaacatacacacaacagtgaACTATACACACCTGACCATCAAAAGCTcccaaaataaacagattttTACACAAATCCTGAAAACAGACAAAGATAATAAGCAACAATATTATAATTGCTCATTTATATATTCAGGAAAATGATCTGACACTATGCCGCCCTCTCTTGTTCATTCACAAAGTCTTCTTCTTATCTGTACCTGCATGATATCAATGGCCATCCCCTGTGTGGCCACGCCCTCCACATTGTTGACCAGCCAATGGACAACCTCCGCACTGATAAAGCAGTTGAGAGGCAGCCCCTTCTGCTCTGGAAGCAACTGTACACCTGTGCTGTAGTACCAAAAGACAATATCAAAGAAATGTATCGGGAATTTAACAGAAAATACTGAAGCTAACATGGAAGGttaaatgaaaacagacacagcaCAAGACGCATCTTACGTGGGATGTTTGATGGCCTCCAGGATCTCTAAGAGAgttgaagaggaggacagagagagggctcCTGCTGCGGACTGCCCACTGTGAACACATCACTGATCAGTGCTGAACTATTCATCATTTATTCTCactgaggagacactgaggctgGTCTGAAGCTTCTGACTGTTTCACCTGGTGTCTGTGACGCTGACTGCTGCCTCTCCTGcaggctgtgctgctgctgctgctgctccggcTGAAACTCCAGGCTGGACTCCTTTATCTGCAGCCTCACTGCTTTCAGCAGGCAGCTACACAGAAGTGAGCTGTTTCAGTCAATACACAACAAGAACGCTTTCTTTTTCACATCTAGTGCAATCAGCCATGCAGAAGGTTTAGCTGCCAGAATTTGAGATTCTTGCGGCAATGCCAGTACAGTGGGGGTTTGTGTATATAAACAATTACTTTAAATACTCTAAATTGTTGTGTGATTTCTTGAGTTAAAGCCATGATCTCAGGTCACTTCGTTCCAATTCATCCTTCTGGTCTAAGTGGAAAATTTAAAAAGACAATTAGGCGTAgacaattttaaaaaaaaatgcgaCATGCCTTAGATGTTGCCCCTGTGGAGGTATGATCCTTTATTTCTCAAAGGTGAAATAAAGAATCACAGTATGTGGGGGAAAAACCCTGCTCCACTACAGTGTTTGGTTGTTTAagacagtaaaaacaaatcatcacATTTTTATGTGATTTTTCCTCAGTCAGCACAGCAAACCTACATTTGATTGAATTATGAACTTCCAACTGTGTCTTGAACGCAGCATTAGCACAAAAAGAGGGTGTTTTTTTAGAAGAGCCCACTTCCTATTTATGGCATTGTACCTACGACTAGTCCTCTCTAATGAATGTAGCTAAAAATAACTTCTTACATCTGCTACTGGACAACAAAAGCTAAATTTTATAACATTTATTGGCTAGTACAGTCCTGAttatatatagaaaatataaAATGAAGAAGGATAAACatcctttcttctttcttccaggTGATTTTAAGGTGGTTTTGATGATGTCGCCCTGGCATTCTGCTAattgatgctgattggtcagttcagatgaGGACTGACCTGACTGAACACTGTGACCACTGACAGGTGATGTACATCacactgattatctggttaccatgacACCTGTCAGAGGGTGGGATGTATTAGGATGCAAGTAATCATTCTGTCCCTGAAGCTGGCGTTAGAAGCAGGAAAAACGTGCCGTCACTAAACAGTTATAAAAGAGTATTTTTCTACATTTGAGTGgatacagtgggtacagaaagtattcagacccccttaaatttttCACACATaagttatattgcagccatttgttgAAATCagttaagttcatttttttcctcatgaatgtacacacagcacctatattgacagaaaaacagaattattgacatttttgcagatgtattaaaggtagggtaggagattttgaaaactcagtgagagtcagccagattttgaaagtaaacacacgcccctttctctcagagctcaccctgaagccacgcctcccaaccagtctgtgacttcggccatcatgcacgtacctctctggtgcgcgcagagcaggaagagagtgacaaccagccaactacatgtgcaggtgcgcctcgtaggattggctgatgtttttagcgttttatagcttccacagatgattcatattcttcgttttaaagcgaaactgccgaactaatcggttgctatcggattgtaaagagaagttacactaatttaacaaaaagtgtatcagaatgaaatctcctaccctacctttaaaacagaaaaagtgaaatatgacatggtcctaagtatcagagcctttgctgtgactcatatattgaactcaggtgcgtccatttcttctgatcatccttcacatggttctacaccttcatctgagtccagctgtgtttgatgatactgattggacttgatcaggaaagacacacacctgtctgtataagaccttacaatgaggatcatgaggtcagaggaactgactgaagagctcagagacacaaTTGTGGCCAAGGTTACAGAAacattctgctgcacttaagaTTCCTAAGAGTACAGTGGCCAGACGTTTGGGAGGACCAGAAATCTTCCTAGAGCTGGGCTTTATGGCAGagtgatatttcactttttcttttttttttaaaaatctgcaaaaatgtcaacaattctgtgtttttctgtcaatatgtggtgctgtgtgaacattaatgaggaaaaaaattactcaaatgattttagcaaatggatGCAATATAACAGgtggtctgaatactttctgtacccactgtacatatatttttaatCCCTTAAATCCCTGTTGAAAGCATGATGAAATTTGACAAAATTATTGTTTGTATACTCGATGGTTTTAGACTACATTATCATAGGATTCCACTCCTTCTGTCTTAAGATCGCCCCCTGTGGACAGATGGTCGAATAACAGAAATTTAAAACACTTGTGCAATGTGATTTATATAGTGGTGAGCCTGACTCAGTCTCAGTCATTATTGGCCAACAACTGATACAGTACATGTTCAACATGGTTGCTGATCTAAAAACTTAAGGTTCAGCCTCTCATCCGCATGTATAGATACCACAGGTAAGAAGTGAGAGTCCCTGTTTTACCAACCCAGTGCTACTGTCATGCAGGGAACAGGACGACAGTATGTTAGTATGAGTGACACTGACTACACACTCAGTATAAGTGACTGGATCCAAAGGGGCCCTGCAAGTCAAGAGTCATGTGAATCCCACACAGTGTGTTGCATAGCATGCTCATGCAGTGAAGCACagtaagacaaacacacacaccaaaacacacagcttcaGCTTACTGACCTGAGAGTGATAGATGTAGGAGGAGCGAGGGCTACGTATTAAATCCAAAATAAAGGCAGCGTCCTGTCAGCATACAGGAAGAACATAGCCCAGGATCAAACACCAAAGCCCCGCAGCAGGAACAGAACAGATTCAAAGATAGCAACAGATATCAAAGGGGAGAAACAAAAGCAGAGGCTCCACACCAAAGCACCAGCAATGAAGAACCATTTGTTCAAAAGATCTGGCTGCAGTTTGAAAAGTACACGCGTCAGCAAAGGCTGAATGGCTGAAGCAAATCAACTTATTCTGACACACGAACAGAAAAAACACTTACCTTACGTGGACTGTCTACGTATGAGGGAGCTGTGGCAACATTTGAAGGGTCACTGACAGCTGCTGAGGGTttagcctgctgctgctcctccagtgtcctgacaggaagcagaaataATGCAGTCAAGACTGAGATCCACAGGTCCATGTGGGGTGCAGTGCTAAGAGGAGACTCACTTCTGGTTCTGCTCCATCTCAAGTAGGGCTGATAAAGCTGATGTGCCTTTCTTTCCTTGAGGTGGCGCCACAGGCTCAGTGGGGTACGGAGGGAGCGGACTGGTAACCTGCAGTCCTTTCATTGGTGTGCCCTTCTGctgcatgagagagagaggagacagtgtCCGTTACTGTTCTTCCTGAAGAGACGCTGATGATACACAATAAGTGCTTCATGTACAAAAATGTGTAAACTAGTTCGAGCTCACCCTGATAATCCTGTCAGAGCGATGGCGGCGCCGAATGCGGTTGAGGCCTTCCAGGAAGCGAATGAAGCCATCCAGCAGGACCCAGTCCCCGCTGCTGCACATTCCAGCACCCGCTCCCTCCCCATACACGTCCCAGTGCCCCTCTCCGTCAGCCACCCGCCGAGCCCCTCCAGctggcagcaggaggaagcgGGTCCTCCAAAATTTCAGAGAGTCAATCAAGCTGGAAAGGAAGAACGTGGCAACAAGAATGAATGTCTTCTAGCATTATTTCAATTTACACACAGTAACAATCACATCTGAGTCTCTCTGTGATTGTGACTGCATGTGTACCTGAAGTCCTCAGAGCCAGCAGAGCAGATGTACTGGTCCAGGTAGTTCCACTTGTATTCTTCTAGTCTCTCGTGTCCAAACTCCACCCAGCAGGACACAAACTGGGCTTCAGAGTGTGGAGGACACAGGCTGTAGCTGTACTGAATCTGAGCAGACTCATACGGGTACCTGAAAAATAGACACACATGAGAAGGCAAATTATGTCAGTCTGATTATGTTTTCATAACTATTTCAGCTTTTAGCCAATTATTGCTGCTCTCCGCTTCTTTCAGCTATGTTAACTGACAATTATTTTTTGTATTGCCTGTAGTTTCAGTGTAAACTTCGGCAAACTGGAGGCTCTTATGGGTCTTATTTGACGCATATGTGTCTTTGGTAACTGCacgctttgtgtttgtgtatattgGATGCTGGGATGCACTCACTTTGGCAAGTAGCGAGTCACAGTGATTATCTTGTCTTTGAGGCAGACTTTGTGGAAGGTCCGGCCCATGCTGAGCCAGTaaactgtctcctcctcctctgctcgaCGCAGAGACACCAGCCCTGAAACCAGAAGGAGAAACAGGGCACATATATTTCACAAAGGTGCTGAGgtgagctgctgctttaatagCTATAAGAGACTGAATCTATGAAGTTCTTCATCTCTCCTGAGTCCCTGGGGCTGTAAGTGCAAGTATTTGACCAGGCAGAACACTTTTCAGATCAGTTGTCATTTTAATGCTCTAGTagtctttttaaatgaattctTTATCATCTGTAGCCTCAGGTATACCTTGACCTGCAGAGCTGTTGTTCTAAAATATCTAGCAAAAAGGGCTGTCCTGTACCTAACATGTAACCTTATGCTACTGTAACAATAAGAGAAACGCTATTACAAGCAGCAGCGCCCAAAACCTTCAATTGTCCCATACCTCAGGTCAGCCACATTATTTAAGAAGTTAAGAGCTTCACTGAATAAAAGGAATTAAGCAAACCTGTTTGTTTCATTAGCAGCAGGTTACATTTTGCCACTTTCAATGGCAAGATAAATCTTAGactttatgtttttacataCTACCAACACTCTAATGATGCGAATTGACTTGTTATTTGTCTGTCTTATTGTAAATGAAACGTATATTCCTTTACCTCTGGAGTAAAGAGGACTACTACCAAGAGGCGTGGCCACGGCGGGCTGTGGTTTCCTGTTATTAGGCTGGACGATGATCTGGTAGCCCTGCATCAACCTCTGACAAATAAATTCTTCAAACACCTGAGAGGCACTCATCACTGGAGCTTCATCTTCTCTCCTAAAGGAACAGACAAAAAAGTGAACAGCCAAAATGCAAAATACTGTAGCGTTTGATCTtggttgtgcttttttttcctaatcTAGCCCACCTGTCCAGGTCACTATGTGGCAGCAGGTCATAGCAGCCTTCAGTGTAGTCGTTCTGCAGCGTCTGACGGTCAGGGAAGTAGTCAGTGGTGAGGGGGAGACAAGCCGGTGTGGTCAGAGACTTCCAGTCTACTCCAACTGTGCAACAGAAGCTGGGCACTGTCGGgggtgcagacagcagcagggctTCACACGCacgcaaacacaaaacaaaaaaatccccACGGCAAAGACAAACGCATGTACCCAGAGTGGAGAGATACATGTGTGTTGGGGTGGGGAGAGAtgaaaggaagggaggagatgaagatggaaaagaaagagtgaagaagaaaagaggggaagaaaaaaaaaaacaagagaagtgTTACTTTGACTGGACTGGTCACCCTTGCTGGTGATTCCTGAGGAGCCTGTAGCTGTGAAGCAGTGATCAGACATGCAGATTGTGCCCCTGTGACAGTCACTCTGTGATTGGCAGTGCTCACAAGAAAGTGAAATGTGTGTCCTTGAGTTCAGCAAAGGTGTGAGCTGAGTGGATTTAAGCAGAGAAATTACATCATGCCAACATATGCACCGATTAACATCTCAGTCTGAAATTACGTGTGAAAGATCAGTTTGATAGAAGCACAGATTTTCAGAGATATTGTGGAATGCCATGCAGACGTGAGACATACAGAGAAGCCTCGCAAACAGGTTGTGATGCAGGAAACTTTTTGTGAGGAGAGGATTTTACACCTACACATAGAGCTTTTATAAGAATAACAGGAAAAAGCTCAGATAAAGACAGAGCAAAGTTTGACAGAGAAAGTGAGGGTACAGAGGGACGAGGAGAGGGTAACCCCAAACCACATGACCTGAAAGCGCTGTTTTATCTGTGACCCCTGGATACAGACGACCACTGGAATCCCTTCTCTGCCAAAGCTGAATAAGCCctcacaggtgaaaacaaacacctctgAAGGTTTATTGCCATCATTAGTTTTGAGCCTGGAGTATAACTATGACAATTTGTGAGACTTAAAGTGTTTTGGTTTCTAAAAGGGTAAGACGGACTCACTTGGATCGGTGCCGCTGGGGGAAAAGTCTTGAAAGGAGGAGCCAGTTTTGGTGAGAGTTCCTGTAAAAAGTGCACAATTACAAGAGAAAGAGCAGAACATAGCAGTTACAACTTGATGGTTATATGATTATTTTCACTGTAGCGAGACCTGCTAGttattttctaaataaatacCAGATTTCCAGGGAGCCCATAAATTTATTACTACCACTGTTGTTGCTGCCCGGACTTCCTGTGaactcctccatccctccaccaACGTAAAGACCGTTCTCTCCTGCCTGCCTGGAGGTTGTGCGTCTtcaatgaagacaaaaacaagaagcaTTCATCTTGCTGTCTTGCTGTGCTCCAGTGTGACACGGCGTATGAAGGAAGCATTTGCTCTAACCTTCCAGTGGCCTCGTGATAggccagctccagcagctccgcAGAGGTGTGAGCCGGAtctctctgctggctgcccTGCAGTTCTGCCATGTTCTGTCTGGTCTGATGATGGATCTGGATTGGCTCCCCAGAAGGACCTGAAGAACGACAACACACAGAATGCTCATTGAAAATACCACCTAATTCCTACCATAAAAGCTTTTCCCATTttcatacaaaaacaaacacaatcataATGATAAGTTACCAATAGTGAAAACATGGAAACTCCACAAGCTATAGATATTTAACTGTTTGCATTTCCAGACTCCGGTTTTCAATTAATTCTGCGCaagaaaaaagtgtaaaaagacAGAGTGGCTTAAATCTTGCTgaatttttgtcacatgactaaTGGTTGCAAGTCAGTCGGGGCATCCAAGAGGTTTTTTCAGAGTCTTATAAGAGCAAACTGTTTAGTTTTAGCTGATTTGACATGTAGAAATTGTGATTCTGGCTACACCTAAACCAGCTCAGAGTGTTGGGTTTAACAACACTCACCGACAGGGAAGGTGTGCATCCAGCGGCGGCGGTTGGAGGTGAGCTTCATAGGCATCCTTGATGGGGTGAAGGGGTTTATGAGTGCTCTCTGAGGGGTGTAACCTCCTGGTCGGATAATCAGTGTAGACTCCGCACTTCCCACTGTGAACCTGCCAGGGGCACTGGAGTCCCGCTGAGAGTCGATCATCTTTTCTAACAACTCTgatcaacacaaaaacaagaggAGTGTTGAAAGAGAAGACGCCACGTGCCATGGAGGCTCTGTCCTTCGCGTCACGCAGCACTTACCTCTGGTGCTGGTGTATCCCAAAGAACTGCTGACTTCATACTGAGCAGGAGGCATCCGGGGGATCAGCAGCATGTTGGACACGGGACCCAGACTGTCATCGGAGGCCAGGCTCCGCTGTTCATCTGGTCCTCCTGTGCGAACTGGTGGAGACGCCCCAATACCTGCGCTGACGTCCACTGAGCCCCAGCTCTTCCTCCCAGTCGTCTCTTTGTCTCGACCCATTCTGAATCACACGCAGAATAGGACATGTAGAAGATTCATCTTCTCTTTGGTTTCGTTCCGTGCATGCTGTGAAATACCTGAAGTTAGTGCTCCTCTGAATTCGAGAAGGTCCCGGAAGTCTGAAAACCTGGGCATCATAGGCGTCATAGTCCACCTGGATAGGAAGGCTGTTGTCTGAATCCTTTGGTACACAAAGAGCTGGAAGAGGTCATGGGGGTCACTACCTATTTTATGCTTAAAAGTAATATAAACAGTTAAAGACTTGGCCAAAACTTACTGTGTTCTTTGCTGCTTCTGAATTTTTCTGCATGAAGCTATAAATAAAGGACACTTTAATGAGTTGTTAACATAGGTAATATTTAGTAAAGCTCTAACATGCATGTGATGTGACCGTACCTTACGGCCAGCCAGTTTGATTCGAGGGGTGAAGGAGCTACAAGAATTCTGACTTTTGGAGGTGTAGAAGCTGTGAGCGTGGAAGAAAATGCGATATATAGTTTAACCGCTGCCACCATTACATCTACAGCTGTGACATTGGATGATCTATAATGATCTATTTCTCTTGCCTGTGGTTGATCCAGTGAGGCAGGTTATAGTCATCTCCTACACGAGAGTCTCCAGGTGTCGTCCTGTTGTGCAGCTGAAAGAGGACATGACATACACCATTAGAAACTACATGAGGCCTGGTGCACATACAGAAAGTCATATACTCTAGATGTGTCACCTTGAATAACGGCACTGCGTGCAACGGCTGCTCCCCCATGCACACCAAGTCCACACCAATACCTAGAAGGGAACAGGTACGTCATGAATGTCCCATAATCTCTGTTAACAACAAGGCTGTCTTCATACCTACCGTTATCAATCATGCGCTGTTTGGTGAGAATCATGAGCAGACGGTCGACTTCAAACACTCCAACGCCAGGTGTGATGACCACGGACATCTGGCCAGTGCGGTCGAAGTTACGATTGATGTAGTGCTTGTCAAACACTGGGAGAAATGGTGACTATTAGATTAGGATTAGATTAACATTCTTTTATAGAAGGACACTGTAACTGATCTTTGACCCCTCTTTATCATCATCCAATTCTTTTTGCTCATATACTGTACAAAGCACTGTTTTGTTCCTTGCTAATCTAATTGTGTTGTCCTTAGTTTTAATTTTGATTTCTAATCCTGTTACTTGAGGAGTTTCCTCAAAGTGAATTAAAAACACTTCTTTGCCTTATAATTTGTCATGACATTAGGTCCTGAGGTCAAATAACCCAGACATATAGAAGGCGTTCTAATAATATAAACGAAAGTTCAGAAACAAGACAGCTCATTTAGCAGGCACTTCCTGTATTTCTGTCACATGCACTTTTTACTGTCCAGAGTCTGAATGTGATCTCAGAATCTGAGCAGTTCTGTCACCTAATCATCaccaaattaaataaaacacttcaCCCGGACTACAAACCTCCCAAGGACAAACACAGATTAGTGTGAAAAGATTAGTGGATTCCACTGGATGTCTGCTCAATGTTCTAATACAAGCAGTTACTGTTATGAAAATGTAAATCAACAACACTCATGAGTACATTTCCTCTCCTTTACACTACTTACCATTGAAAGAGAGGTTAATAGCCTCCAGGTAATTTCCCTGAGCAGCAGTGGAGTTGTAACCCACAGGAAAACCATCTGGTGTGACAGAAAGTAACCACAAGATTTTAGCTAGAAGCTAAAAAAATGGTCTGTCAGTCAGAAAAGTGCCTTCCTCTTTTACTACCTGCTTCTTTTAGTCGCACGAGCACGGGATACTGGATGAACAGCTTCTTAATAGTGACTAGCAGTGACGTCCACTCGTCCCGTCTCTCATTCTGAGCCACCACTCTGATTGCAAGAGTCACAAGCTGTAAAATCTGTGATTTTACTGAACGCTGATCATGTCGATGTGCTTACCTGTAGAAGTCTTCGTAAAATCTGCCCTCATGATCCTGTCTGATGGACGATCTCAGAATCTCTGGGAATTCCTCTGAGG
This sequence is a window from Parambassis ranga chromosome 17, fParRan2.1, whole genome shotgun sequence. Protein-coding genes within it:
- the depdc5 gene encoding GATOR complex protein DEPDC5 isoform X3 yields the protein MKTNKSYKLVLHKKGFGGSDDELVVNPKVFPQVSLRDIIEIAHPTDEYSPLLLQVKSLKEDLQKETISVDQTVAQAFKLRAYQDVIVNIVDPKEVTLDLVELTFKDQYIGRGDMWRLKKSLVSTCAYVTQKVEFAGIRAQASELWVKGEKVTCGYISEATRVVFRSTSAMVYIFIQMSCEMWDFDIYGDLYFEKAVNGFLSDLFTKWKEKNCSHEVTVVLFSRTFYSAKTLEEFPEILRSSIRQDHEGRFYEDFYRVVAQNERRDEWTSLLVTIKKLFIQYPVLVRLKEADGFPVGYNSTAAQGNYLEAINLSFNVFDKHYINRNFDRTGQMSVVITPGVGVFEVDRLLMILTKQRMIDNGIGVDLVCMGEQPLHAVPLFKLHNRTTPGDSRVGDDYNLPHWINHSFYTSKSQNSCSSFTPRIKLAGRKLHAEKFRSSKEHTLCVPKDSDNSLPIQVDYDAYDAQVFRLPGPSRIQRSTNFRMGRDKETTGRKSWGSVDVSAGIGASPPVRTGGPDEQRSLASDDSLGPVSNMLLIPRMPPAQYEVSSSLGYTSTRELLEKMIDSQRDSSAPGRFTVGSAESTLIIRPGGYTPQRALINPFTPSRMPMKLTSNRRRWMHTFPVGPSGEPIQIHHQTRQNMAELQGSQQRDPAHTSAELLELAYHEATGRRTTSRQAGENGLYVGGGMEEFTGSPGSNNRTLTKTGSSFQDFSPSGTDPTLLLSAPPTVPSFCCTVGVDWKSLTTPACLPLTTDYFPDRQTLQNDYTEGCYDLLPHSDLDRREDEAPVMSASQVFEEFICQRLMQGYQIIVQPNNRKPQPAVATPLGSSPLYSRGLVSLRRAEEEETVYWLSMGRTFHKVCLKDKIITVTRYLPKYPYESAQIQYSYSLCPPHSEAQFVSCWVEFGHERLEEYKWNYLDQYICSAGSEDFSLIDSLKFWRTRFLLLPAGGARRVADGEGHWDVYGEGAGAGMCSSGDWVLLDGFIRFLEGLNRIRRRHRSDRIIRQKGTPMKGLQVTSPLPPYPTEPVAPPQGKKGTSALSALLEMEQNQKTLEEQQQAKPSAAVSDPSNVATAPSYVDSPRKDAAFILDLIRSPRSSYIYHSQLPAESSEAADKGVQPGVSAGAAAAAAQPAGEAAVSVTDTSGQSAAGALSLSSSSTLLEILEAIKHPTTGVQLLPEQKGLPLNCFISAEVVHWLVNNVEGVATQGMAIDIMQKMLDEGLVAHASGDAMRTFIYGFYFYRIVGEKDGLNSQLSTTAAGGWSTAALEDFALFQRKWFEVAFVLEERRPCDLPAFLLPWLPSRPASYASRHSSFSRSFGGRSQAAALLAATVPEQKTVTLDVDVNNRSDRTEWCSCYYHGNFSLNSAFEIKLHWMAVTAAVLFEMVQGWHRKAASCGFLLVPVLEVPFAQTSYLYGDPLRAQLFIPLNIQCLLKNSSDNLFEGFEPETYWDRMQLFQEAILYRFGFVHDKFSASTFNFPSENKPQYIHVTGTVFLQLPYSKRKYSSGQQRRRRNSTTSNSQGPFGGEERVGYYWAYNTMLTKAWRTGVLGDEKLADRLLKDFTDFCSNKDNRLLNLWDSCQEKMNASAP